TCatacatgcataaaaaattacAATGTATAATTTTCtagtttgttttttcaatattgcatTGCATGTATAGTTGAGGTATATTTTAGGTACTCCTGCCGAGGTAGCACTAATTAGAATGACTCTGGATGGTAGGTTGCCATTAGCGGATAGAAGAAATTATAAGCATATTGGTGATGCACTTGTTAGGATAACAAGGGAGGAAGGTGTACTTACCTTATGGAGGGGAGCGATTCCTACAATGGGCCGTGCAATGGCTGTCAATACTGCACAGTTGGCTAGTTATTCTCAGGCTAAAGAAGTGCTTATTGATAGTGGATACTTCACTCAGGGAATATTATTACATTTCTGtgcttctatgatttctggacTTATTACCACTGCTGCTTCAATGCCACTGGATATGGCAAAAACTAGGTAAGGatcacttttcattttttaatgccATTTAAATTCAATTTAGTTGAAATCTCTGATAATTTGCTGGCAGCTTATAAATAACATAACATGTATAACCCACGAAATATCCAGACATATTAAGCCTTCTTCTGTGCCtatatgaaaaattttgtttatggGTACATTCTTGTAGAGTAATGAATAATGATTAGTTCAGGAATTTATTGAGGTAATGAGTTTATATTTTATGGGAATGACTGTTGCTTCAAATGATGGAAGTGTGATCATCCATTAAATTGATCACTTgatcaattaattaattattatagaTTATGATTGTTTTCATATTCTGATACCTCATAACTTGTAATTACCTATGTGATTGAACTAGACATAAACAACCGTTAATTTATAGCTACATACTTTTTTCAGGATCCAAAACATGAAAACGATCAATGGAATACCTGAGTACAAGGGAACCATAGATGTTTTGGGAAAGGTTATGAAGCAAGAAGGTATATTTGCCCTTTGGAAAGGCTTCACTCCCTACTATGCCAGGTTGGGTCCTCACACTGTTCTTACCTTCATATTTTTGGAGCAGCTGAATACAATGTATTACCGGTATGTTTTGGGACAGGAAGCACCCGTTTCGATGT
This genomic stretch from Coccinella septempunctata chromosome 7, icCocSept1.1, whole genome shotgun sequence harbors:
- the LOC123316243 gene encoding mitochondrial 2-oxoglutarate/malate carrier protein-like is translated as MSSEAEKKVMPKYIKFLFGGTAGMAATCFVQPLDLVKSRMQMSGMTGGQKEYPTSLHALRSIVKKEGILALYTGLSAGLFRQATYTTTRLGVYSMTFEYFTKGTETPGFLKKAGLGMFAGICGAFVGTPAEVALIRMTLDGRLPLADRRNYKHIGDALVRITREEGVLTLWRGAIPTMGRAMAVNTAQLASYSQAKEVLIDSGYFTQGILLHFCASMISGLITTAASMPLDMAKTRIQNMKTINGIPEYKGTIDVLGKVMKQEGIFALWKGFTPYYARLGPHTVLTFIFLEQLNTMYYRYVLGQEAPVSM